The Nitrospirae bacterium YQR-1 genomic sequence GACTATTATCTGATGGCTGTAAGCCCGCTTGTGTCTGTAATCATTGGGTTTTCAGTTTATGCTTTTTTCTGTAAGTTAGTGCATAGAAAGAGGATTGTCCTTATTGCCTCCATTGTTATTATCACACTGACAACGCTTCCTGATGTGTTAGCCCGCCTGACATTTCCACTTGTTCAAAACATATACCCGCCTAAAATAACCCTTCCTGATTTCATAAAAACCGTAACCGCTGACAACGAATACGTAGTAATTGCCGATTTTGATTGGAATCCGAGGATTTTATACTATGCAGAACGAAAGGGTTTTATGTTGAGAGATAAGTACACACCGGAGATGGGAGAGCTTTTTAAAAAGCATAATTTCACAACGATTTTAACTAGAACCTCCTACCCTGAGCTTATGTCAAACTGGAGATACAGTGTGGAGATTGAATCAAAAGCTTTTAATTTGATGCGCTTTCACGTTTTTAAAGTAACTGACAGCCTTGAGACATTAAACAAGTGGAAACATCAGTACGGGTTTCTTAACATACATTAGATGTTGCTCAGTTCTTAAAGCATTAATTCCAATTCTAATTCATTTGTCTAACTTTGTTGACTTCGTCACAAGCTCCTTGACGTAAGCTCCCTTAAAAGGGGAATCCCCTGTAAGGGGAGGTCACTTGTTCCCAGCCGCCTGCGTTTACTTTTGAATTAGAATTGGAATAACATGTTTTTTCTATAATTTTTAGACAATGTTGTATAGTTTTTTTGGTAAGTCTGTTCGTTTCATTGATTATTAATAAATAAATATTTTAAAATGCTTCTGAGTTAATAAAAACCAGTGGGCGGATATGATGAACAATAAAGAAATACAAAACATCCTTATGAATGAGTTAAGGCTCATGCACTATCCTGTAGCAGTAAAATTTTTTTTTAATGATTTAGAGCTTGAGGATTTCAAGGATAATGTTTCTTACCATATACCGGTTCATCCGATAACATTTTGTCAGTTTGAAATCGGATCGAGAATGAAAGGGCAAACTGTCCTGGGGACAAAGGAAACTCTGGGCTGTGCAAATGCTCGCTATATATTTGGTTGGAAATCTTTAGATGATGCTGAAATTAAAACCCATCTGAAATACACCAAAGATATGCAGCAGGCGGAAAGATTTATAAAAACAAAACCACGTTTACCGGAAGGACAACTTAAGGCTTTTGCCGTTTCACCACTGGCGGAGTCTTACTTTAAGCCTGATGTCGTTCATTTCTATTGCGACAACATGCAAGCATATCACCTTGTTGTTGACTATATGGCGGCTATGGACGTTCATCCACTCAGACCGTCTCTGACAATGAACTCATCAGCTTGCGGAGGCTCTGTGTTTTCTTATAATGAAAACACGTTAAATATGCTGACAGCGTGCAGCGGCAGCTATAACTCAGGAAAAACCGAACGAGGTGAAATAAATGTCATGATTCCCGGCGGCCACATAGAGCACACTACTCAGAGGCTCTTAGACAGAAAGAATCTCTGTGGCAGCTCATCCGTTACAAGACCGGGGGATCTGTTCCCCGGTGCCGATGTCTGTAAAAACTGTCCACTTATTATATGTGTTAAATCTAATACCAAGTTGCAGTCAGAAGTAAACACAGGCGGCAAGGAGAAAGCGACGCCTCCCCTCATAGGGGATTCCCCTGGGGAGACGCCCCGGAGCTTTTGACAAAGCCAACGAAGTTAGACGATTGAATGCAACTTGGTATAAGGATAAAAAAGGATAACGGCGCTGCCAAACACCTCCGGTATAATAAGCAGCTAAACCCCTTAGAATAACTAACTTACTCAGTTGATGGTGTTTCAGAAGGAATCGGCTTTGGCGGCAACTGAAGAGTAATGACACTTCCCTTCTGCCCGTAACCCTCAAGCTCTTTGCCGTCAAAAACGATTTTGACGCCTCCGGCATTACCAAGTTTTAATATGAAATTATCATCGGCTACCCATTGTACCGTCTCCATCGGTTTAAGAAACATCTGTTTTGATTCTTTGCCGTCAATCTTGACACTCAACCATGTTAAATCCGACGCCTTAAGGGTAAGAGTATGCTGTTTCGTGCCGGATGCAACATCAGCAGTGACAGCTGCCGGTTGTGGAGACGGAGATGGTTCTGTTACCGTGGTTTGTGCTAACAATGCAGTTGTACCATTATCTGACTGAGCAGCAGCCGGTTGCGCCGGCAAAGAGGTGTTGTCTGTTTGTGATGAATTCACAGTGTCCAGAAATTGCCGGATATTTGTTGATATCCTGCTAAAAAAATCTATCTTTAGTCCCGGAGTTTGAATGTTTTTATTAAATATAAAAAAAATGGCTGCTGCTGCAAACAGAATTATCGCTGCTAAAATATACTTATATGATTTTGCCGGTTTGACGGAATTACCCTTAACAGGATTAAACTCAGTGTTTTGGGTGACGCTGGTACCAACATCCGAGGTTTGTTTTAATTGTTCATGGTATATTTTTAGTCCATCCGATGGGTCTACACCCAGAGCTTTAAGGTATGTCTGTATGTGGCCTTTAATATAAGTCTCGCCTGGAATATTACTAAAATCGTCTTTTTCCAGTGCGATAAGGTAAGAGCGCCGAATACGGGTTCTTTTTGACATATCCTCAATGGAAACCCCAGCTTCTATACGTACTTTGGTTAAGTACTCGCCTATCAACCCAACTGCACCTCAGTAAGAATTTGACTAAATAACACTACTATTAAGAAAACACATATCATCAAAGAAAATCAAGTGTGCATGTAAAATAAAAAGACAGGTTCTGTACATCCCAAACAAATCTATTCAGCGTAATTCCAATTTTAATTCAAAAGTAAACGCAGGCGGCTGGGAACAAGCGACGCCTCGTTACTCTTTTGACTGCTACTTGGTATTAGGGGAGACGCCCCGGAGCTTGTGACTAAGCCAACAAAGTTAGACAAATGAATTAGAATTGGAATAAGAGAGAAACTACCTTTAACGTTATGTTATAATATGACACCAAGGGAAGGTATAAAAGGTATGAGATGAAATATCAGGTTGAAAATAAACCAGGCAAAAGCATTAAGTTTGAGACTAATCCTCTGTTTTCATCAGTAATGGATACGCAACTCATCTCTTTACGTAAACAGTCCAGGCCGTTTAATTTAAAAAAAGAAGAGACCCTGTACATGCAGGGCCTGGAGTCAAAGTCTGTATTTTTTTTAGAGAGCGGTTACGTAAAACTCTCAAAACTGAATCATGACGGCAGGATTTTTATTCTTGATGTGGTTGAGCCCGGGGAGTTCTTCGGTGAACTGGCGCTGGCAGGGGAAAAAGAGAGAAGCACATCTGCAGAGGTTATCGAGGATTGCTCAGGTATTGAAATAAAGAAAGAGGTTTTTGAGACTTTCCTGAAATCTATACCTGATTTGGCAATTAAACTTATCCAGATGATTGGCGACAAAAGGCTCAACACGGAAAACATGCTGCAAAATATGATATTTATGGACATTGAGACCCGCATCGTCTCCCTGCTGCTAAAATATGCCGATGGTGATACTGTTAAAATCTCAATGACTCACCAGGAAATGGCAGATATGACCGGTTCCACCAGAGTTTCAGTCTCAAGAACAATTATAAAGTTCAGAAACAACGGATTAATAGAGACAACAGGAGACCGCATAAAGCTAAAAAATCTTAAAAAATTACATGGATATCTGGAACATTCCCATTAAAGTGCATAGGCAAGATTACGGGCTTTTGCATCTTTTACATACTCATACAGGTCATTATGGCTAAGCACAACGTTTTTCTCGTAATAGTCAACATACCACGAAATGGTTCTCCGAAGCGTTGTCTCAATACTCCAGACACTGCTCCACGCCAGCTCTGCCGCTGCCTTTGAGCAGTCAAGTTTCAGATAATCCACCTCGGCAAGCCAGTCAACAGGGCGTATTTCGCAGGAAATTATACTCCATGATTTTCTTGCCATCTCTATTAATTCCATGACGGTCAGATAGCTGTTGTTATCAGGGCCGAAATTCCATGGGCAGGCAAATTCCCTCCTTCCTGCAAGTAGTTGTGCTCCCAATGTAAGATAACCGGAGAGTGGCTCAAGCACATGTTGCCACGGACGCACCGAGGCAGGTTTCCTTATGTAAATGGTGTCGTTTTCTATTGTTGCCCTGACAATATCCGGAATAAGCCTGAATTCAGACCAGTCCCCTCCGCCTATAACATTGCCGGCACGTGCGCTTGCCACAAAAGGAGTTTTGTTTTCAGTATCGGAAAAAAAAGACCTTCTATAAGAGGCGGTAATGAGCTCGGCACAGCCCTTGGAAGCACTATATGGGTCATGTCCGCCCATTTCGTCCATTTCTCTGTAGCTCCATACCCAGTGCTTACTCTCATAGCACTTGTCGCTGGTTATGATTACTACTGCCTTAATGCTCTTTATATGCCGGCATGTTTCAAGCACGTTTACAGTTCCCATTACATTAGTTTCCAGAGTCTCAACTGGATTTATGTACGACGGGCCGACAAGGGCCTGTGCGGCAAGGTGAAAAACTATCTCCGGCTCAAAAGCGCTAAATGCCTCATTCAGAGCCACCCTGTCCCTGATATCTCCTTTAATTGATGCAATGTCTAAGCTAAGAAGGTCAAAGTGATTGGGGTTGGTTGGCGGCGGGAGGGCATATCCGCTAACTATTGCACCAAGCTCCTTTAACCACAAACACAGCCATGACCCCTTAAAACCGGTATGTCCGGTTACCATCACACGTCTATCTCTGTAAAGTCCGCTAAAAATATCCATTTTCTACAATACCTCCCACAACTTCCAGGTGAATTGCCGATATTTCATTGCACTTAATACCCTCAACGCTATGTAGCTCTGATTATAACATTAACAGGGGTGAACTTAATAGACAGAAAAATCCATAATTTGATTTTTTAAAAAAAATGTGTTATTTTAATTCAAATCGCCATGGCTGCTACTCACTTAGAATAAGAAAAACTTTTTAAACAAAAATGTGTTATTTGTAAAAATGAATACTCAAAATGACAGACGGCAATAAATACAATAAAACATCAGACAATAAAGACAACAAAGGGAAACAGAGGATTGCCGTTGTTATACCGGCGTATAAGGTTAGTGCTAATATAATAGGTGTGTTATCAACTATACCGGCAGAGGTAGATGAGATTATCGTTGTTGATGACAGATGCCCTGAAAATTCCGGTAAAAGCGCGGAGTTAACGGCTGATAAGAGAGTAACCGTTATTTATAACACTAAGAACATGGGTGTAGGGGGTGCAGTTGTTGAGGGTTATAAAAAGGCGCTGCAACTGGATTGCACAGTCATAGTTAAAATGGACGGAGATGGCCAGATGGACCCCGTGTATCTGAATGATTTAATTACGCCCATTGTTGATGGCTGTGCCGATTATTCAAAAGGTAATAGGTTTTTTGATTTTAAAGCGTTAAAGACCATGCCGGTTATTCGTCTTTTAGGCAATAGTGCTTTGTCTTTTGCGGTTAAATTGACATCAGGGTATTGGAACATAGCAGATCCCACAAACGGCTACACTGCCATATTATCTGAAACCCTGAGAAAACTCGACCTTAAAAAAATATCCACCGGCTACTTCTTTGAATCCAGTATGTTGATAAATTTAAATATTATCAATGCCGTTGTTGCTGACGTTAGTATTCCGGCAAAATATGGCGATGAGGAGAGCTCACTTTCTGTTACAAAAGTGCTTCTGAGTTTCCCGCCAAAACTCCTGTCAGGACTAATGAGACGCCTTTTATTAAAATACCTTATCTATGATTTTAACATGGCATCGGTGTATATGCTTCTTGGGATTCCGATGTTTCTGTTTGCCCTGGCCCTTGGTCTCTATGAATGGGCACAGTCCTCCCTTACGGGCCTTGTCAGATCCCCAGGCACAATTATGCTTGTAGCGTTGCCAATAATTGTATCATTTCAGATGCTCCTTCAGGCCGTAAATATTGATATTTCATCAGTGCCAAAGAGGCGGTGTTGAAAGACGCAGCTGTTACTGTCATAATCCCCAATTACAACGGAAAGGCGTATCTTAGTGACTGTTTGAACTCTTTAAGAAATCAGACTTTTAAAGATTTCGAAATAATTGTAGTTGATAACGGCTCAACCGATGGCTCTGTTGAGCTGATAAAGCAGGTTTTTCCAGAAGTAACACTGATTATATTTAACGAAAACACCGGATTTTCCCATGCCTGTAATGCAGCAATTAAAGCCTCAGAAAGTCCTTTTGTCGCTCTTTTAAATAATGATACTGAGGTCTCACCACAGTGGCTTAAGGTGCTTTTTGAATCAATGCATGGAAGTAAAAACACAGGCATGGCGGCCTCTAAAATTCTGCTTGATAAGATGACAATAGATTCCACGGGAATGTTGATTTACCCTGATGGAATAGGAAGGCAAAGGGGCAGGGGAGAGACCGATACAGGGCAGTATGACGATAAAACGGATGTTCTTTACCCAAGCGGCTGTGCCTGTTTGCTCAGGCGTAAAATGCTTGATGAAACCGGACTTTTCGATGAGGATTTCTTTGCCTATTGCGAGGATGTCGATCTCGGGCTAAGGGGAAGGCTTGCCGGCTGGTTGGCAGTTTTCTGCCCTGATGCCGTGGTTTACCACAAGTATTCCGAAACAGGCGGCAAGTACTCAGAGTTTAAGGCTTTCCTTGTGGAGAGAAACAGAATCTGGGTGGCCGTCAAAAATTTTCCTCTGCAATTTTTGCTGAAAGTGCCTCTTTACACGTTTAAAAGATATATCTGGCAGATGTATTCCATCGCAACTAAAAGGGGAAGCACTGCAAGATTTGCCGGGGGAGTAAGTGCATCCGGCATGGCTGCCGTCTTTTTAAAAGCATATAGTTCTGCTGCTGTAAAAATCCCCTCGATGCTAAAAAAAAGAATGTTTTTTAAAAGAAGAATCACGGCACTGGAGTTTTCAAATATGCTAAAAAAACACGAGGTTTCGGCGTCGGAGTTAATTCTGAAAGATTGATAATGAACATGGCTGCCGGCAAGCCTGTCTTATTCCAATGACATACTACCCTTTTTAAGAACAAGGTTAATTCGTTTGTCTATCCACATTATATCCCACCACTGGACCGGGTTTACATATACGCCGTGGCACAGAATTGCAAAGTGCAGGTGGTCTCCACCGGCAAATCCTGTCATACCGCTTTTTGCAATTATACTGCCTTTTGTAACCTTGTCTCCCTCTTTCACCAAAATCGAGGAAAGATGACCGTAAAGGCTCATA encodes the following:
- a CDS encoding glycosyltransferase family 2 protein, with translation MTDGNKYNKTSDNKDNKGKQRIAVVIPAYKVSANIIGVLSTIPAEVDEIIVVDDRCPENSGKSAELTADKRVTVIYNTKNMGVGGAVVEGYKKALQLDCTVIVKMDGDGQMDPVYLNDLITPIVDGCADYSKGNRFFDFKALKTMPVIRLLGNSALSFAVKLTSGYWNIADPTNGYTAILSETLRKLDLKKISTGYFFESSMLINLNIINAVVADVSIPAKYGDEESSLSVTKVLLSFPPKLLSGLMRRLLLKYLIYDFNMASVYMLLGIPMFLFALALGLYEWAQSSLTGLVRSPGTIMLVALPIIVSFQMLLQAVNIDISSVPKRRC
- a CDS encoding helix-turn-helix domain-containing protein; this encodes MIGEYLTKVRIEAGVSIEDMSKRTRIRRSYLIALEKDDFSNIPGETYIKGHIQTYLKALGVDPSDGLKIYHEQLKQTSDVGTSVTQNTEFNPVKGNSVKPAKSYKYILAAIILFAAAAIFFIFNKNIQTPGLKIDFFSRISTNIRQFLDTVNSSQTDNTSLPAQPAAAQSDNGTTALLAQTTVTEPSPSPQPAAVTADVASGTKQHTLTLKASDLTWLSVKIDGKESKQMFLKPMETVQWVADDNFILKLGNAGGVKIVFDGKELEGYGQKGSVITLQLPPKPIPSETPSTE
- a CDS encoding Crp/Fnr family transcriptional regulator — translated: MKYQVENKPGKSIKFETNPLFSSVMDTQLISLRKQSRPFNLKKEETLYMQGLESKSVFFLESGYVKLSKLNHDGRIFILDVVEPGEFFGELALAGEKERSTSAEVIEDCSGIEIKKEVFETFLKSIPDLAIKLIQMIGDKRLNTENMLQNMIFMDIETRIVSLLLKYADGDTVKISMTHQEMADMTGSTRVSVSRTIIKFRNNGLIETTGDRIKLKNLKKLHGYLEHSH
- a CDS encoding DUF169 domain-containing protein — protein: MNNKEIQNILMNELRLMHYPVAVKFFFNDLELEDFKDNVSYHIPVHPITFCQFEIGSRMKGQTVLGTKETLGCANARYIFGWKSLDDAEIKTHLKYTKDMQQAERFIKTKPRLPEGQLKAFAVSPLAESYFKPDVVHFYCDNMQAYHLVVDYMAAMDVHPLRPSLTMNSSACGGSVFSYNENTLNMLTACSGSYNSGKTERGEINVMIPGGHIEHTTQRLLDRKNLCGSSSVTRPGDLFPGADVCKNCPLIICVKSNTKLQSEVNTGGKEKATPPLIGDSPGETPRSF
- the rfbG gene encoding CDP-glucose 4,6-dehydratase, producing the protein MDIFSGLYRDRRVMVTGHTGFKGSWLCLWLKELGAIVSGYALPPPTNPNHFDLLSLDIASIKGDIRDRVALNEAFSAFEPEIVFHLAAQALVGPSYINPVETLETNVMGTVNVLETCRHIKSIKAVVIITSDKCYESKHWVWSYREMDEMGGHDPYSASKGCAELITASYRRSFFSDTENKTPFVASARAGNVIGGGDWSEFRLIPDIVRATIENDTIYIRKPASVRPWQHVLEPLSGYLTLGAQLLAGRREFACPWNFGPDNNSYLTVMELIEMARKSWSIISCEIRPVDWLAEVDYLKLDCSKAAAELAWSSVWSIETTLRRTISWYVDYYEKNVVLSHNDLYEYVKDAKARNLAYAL
- a CDS encoding glycosyltransferase gives rise to the protein MKDAAVTVIIPNYNGKAYLSDCLNSLRNQTFKDFEIIVVDNGSTDGSVELIKQVFPEVTLIIFNENTGFSHACNAAIKASESPFVALLNNDTEVSPQWLKVLFESMHGSKNTGMAASKILLDKMTIDSTGMLIYPDGIGRQRGRGETDTGQYDDKTDVLYPSGCACLLRRKMLDETGLFDEDFFAYCEDVDLGLRGRLAGWLAVFCPDAVVYHKYSETGGKYSEFKAFLVERNRIWVAVKNFPLQFLLKVPLYTFKRYIWQMYSIATKRGSTARFAGGVSASGMAAVFLKAYSSAAVKIPSMLKKRMFFKRRITALEFSNMLKKHEVSASELILKD